A region of Salvelinus sp. IW2-2015 unplaced genomic scaffold, ASM291031v2 Un_scaffold16369, whole genome shotgun sequence DNA encodes the following proteins:
- the LOC112080542 gene encoding acyl-protein thioesterase 2 isoform X1 yields the protein MLARWLEFTHRHPLQCMCGNNMSLPLLAEAVTVSGTEKETAAVIFLHGLGDSGHGWADAMTAIRLPHVKYICPHAPRIPVTLNMKMTMPSWFDLMGLSPDSPEDEAGIKRAAENIKAIIDHEAKNGIPANRVLLGGFSQGGALSLYTALTCQQQLAGVVALSCWLPLHKSFPQAASASGNRDMAILQCHGEMDPMIPVQFGAMTAEKLKVIVNPQKITFRTYPGLMHSSCPQEMXAVKEFIEKQLPRI from the exons ATGCTTGCCAGGTGGCTAGAATTTACGCACCGG CACCCCTTACAGTGTATGTGTGGCAACAACATGTCTCTGCCGCTGCTTGCCGAGGCTGTGACGGTGTCCGGGACAGAGAAGGAGACCGCTGCG GTGATCTTCCTTCATGGTTTGGGTGACTCAGG GCATGGCTGGGCAGATGCCATGACGGCTATCCGACTGCCACATGTAAAGTATATCTGCCCCCACGC GCCCAGAATCCCCGTCACTCTCAATATGAAGATGACCATGCCCTCATG GTTTGACCTGATGGGTCTCAGTCCAGATTCTCCAGAGGACGAGGCTGGCATCAAGAGGGCAGCGGAGAACA TCAAGGCCATAATCGACCATGAGGCGAAGAATGGGATACCCGCCAATCGTGTGCTGCTTGGAGGGTTCTCTCAG GGTGGGGCTCTGTCCTTGTATACCGCTCTCACCTGTCAGCAGCAATTGGCGGGCGTGGTCGCTCTCAGTTGCTGGTTACCGCTTCACAAGAGTTTCCCACAG GCGGCGAGTGCCAGTGGGAACAGAGACATGGCCATACTGCAGTGTCACGGGGAGATGGACCCCATGATCCCAGTGCAGTTTGGGGCCATGACGGCCGAGAAGCTCAAGGTCATCGTCAACCCTCAGAAAATCACCTTCCGGACCTACCCGGGACTCATGCACAGCTCCTGTCCTCAG GAGATGGKYGCAGTGAAGGAATTCATTGAGAAGCAGTTGCCCCGAATCTGA
- the LOC112080543 gene encoding PITH domain-containing protein 1 isoform X1, producing the protein MSGHSHGCCEEEHEPAERGLEYALYQRIDIEKLQCLNEAREGDGKLVFKPWDQRTDREKFVESDADEELLFNIPFTGSDKLKGIIIAGEDDESHPAEMRLYKNIPHMSFDDTCREPEHVFRLNRDPLAQLEYPTRIARFSNVNHLSVHISRNFGTESTRVYYIGLRGEYSQAHRHEVTICNYEASANPADHKVDSIIXQTNVIS; encoded by the exons ATGTCTGGTCACAGCCACGGCTGCTGTGAAGARGAGCACGAGCCAGCGGAACGGGGCCTGGAGTATGCGCTGTATCAGCGCATTGACATCGAGAAACTGCAGTGCCTCAACGAAGCAAGAGAAGGCGATGGGAAACTCGTATTTAAACCATGGGATCAACGGACAGACAGGGAGAAG TTTGTTGAGAGTGATGCTGATGAAGAGCTCCTGTTCAACATCCC GTTCACCGGAAGTGACAAGCTGAAAGGGATCATCATCGCCGGTGAAGACGATGAATCGCATCCTGCTGAAATGAGACT ATACAAGAACATACCCCACATGTCCTTTGATGACACATGCAGAGAACCTGAGCATGTCTTCCGTCTCAATAGAGATCCACTGGCTCAGCTGGAATACCCAACTAG GATTGCCCGTTTTTCCAACGTTAATCACTTGTCAGTTCACATATCACGGAACTTTGGGACAGAGTCCACACGGGTCTACTACATTGGGCTGAGAGGGGAGTACTCCCAG GCTCATAGACATGAAGTGACCATCTGCAACTACGAGGCGTCCGCTAACCCTGCAGACCATAAAGTCGACAGCATCATCCRACAAACAAATGTAATCTCCTGA
- the LOC112080542 gene encoding acyl-protein thioesterase 2 isoform X3, with amino-acid sequence MCGNNMSLPLLAEAVTVSGTEKETAAVIFLHGLGDSGHGWADAMTAIRLPHVKYICPHAPRIPVTLNMKMTMPSWFDLMGLSPDSPEDEAGIKRAAENIKAIIDHEAKNGIPANRVLLGGFSQGGALSLYTALTCQQQLAGVVALSCWLPLHKSFPQAASASGNRDMAILQCHGEMDPMIPVQFGAMTAEKLKVIVNPQKITFRTYPGLMHSSCPQEMXAVKEFIEKQLPRI; translated from the exons ATGTGTGGCAACAACATGTCTCTGCCGCTGCTTGCCGAGGCTGTGACGGTGTCCGGGACAGAGAAGGAGACCGCTGCG GTGATCTTCCTTCATGGTTTGGGTGACTCAGG GCATGGCTGGGCAGATGCCATGACGGCTATCCGACTGCCACATGTAAAGTATATCTGCCCCCACGC GCCCAGAATCCCCGTCACTCTCAATATGAAGATGACCATGCCCTCATG GTTTGACCTGATGGGTCTCAGTCCAGATTCTCCAGAGGACGAGGCTGGCATCAAGAGGGCAGCGGAGAACA TCAAGGCCATAATCGACCATGAGGCGAAGAATGGGATACCCGCCAATCGTGTGCTGCTTGGAGGGTTCTCTCAG GGTGGGGCTCTGTCCTTGTATACCGCTCTCACCTGTCAGCAGCAATTGGCGGGCGTGGTCGCTCTCAGTTGCTGGTTACCGCTTCACAAGAGTTTCCCACAG GCGGCGAGTGCCAGTGGGAACAGAGACATGGCCATACTGCAGTGTCACGGGGAGATGGACCCCATGATCCCAGTGCAGTTTGGGGCCATGACGGCCGAGAAGCTCAAGGTCATCGTCAACCCTCAGAAAATCACCTTCCGGACCTACCCGGGACTCATGCACAGCTCCTGTCCTCAG GAGATGGKYGCAGTGAAGGAATTCATTGAGAAGCAGTTGCCCCGAATCTGA
- the LOC112080542 gene encoding acyl-protein thioesterase 2 isoform X2 produces the protein MISLKHPLQCMCGNNMSLPLLAEAVTVSGTEKETAAVIFLHGLGDSGHGWADAMTAIRLPHVKYICPHAPRIPVTLNMKMTMPSWFDLMGLSPDSPEDEAGIKRAAENIKAIIDHEAKNGIPANRVLLGGFSQGGALSLYTALTCQQQLAGVVALSCWLPLHKSFPQAASASGNRDMAILQCHGEMDPMIPVQFGAMTAEKLKVIVNPQKITFRTYPGLMHSSCPQEMXAVKEFIEKQLPRI, from the exons ATGATCTCCCTGAAG CACCCCTTACAGTGTATGTGTGGCAACAACATGTCTCTGCCGCTGCTTGCCGAGGCTGTGACGGTGTCCGGGACAGAGAAGGAGACCGCTGCG GTGATCTTCCTTCATGGTTTGGGTGACTCAGG GCATGGCTGGGCAGATGCCATGACGGCTATCCGACTGCCACATGTAAAGTATATCTGCCCCCACGC GCCCAGAATCCCCGTCACTCTCAATATGAAGATGACCATGCCCTCATG GTTTGACCTGATGGGTCTCAGTCCAGATTCTCCAGAGGACGAGGCTGGCATCAAGAGGGCAGCGGAGAACA TCAAGGCCATAATCGACCATGAGGCGAAGAATGGGATACCCGCCAATCGTGTGCTGCTTGGAGGGTTCTCTCAG GGTGGGGCTCTGTCCTTGTATACCGCTCTCACCTGTCAGCAGCAATTGGCGGGCGTGGTCGCTCTCAGTTGCTGGTTACCGCTTCACAAGAGTTTCCCACAG GCGGCGAGTGCCAGTGGGAACAGAGACATGGCCATACTGCAGTGTCACGGGGAGATGGACCCCATGATCCCAGTGCAGTTTGGGGCCATGACGGCCGAGAAGCTCAAGGTCATCGTCAACCCTCAGAAAATCACCTTCCGGACCTACCCGGGACTCATGCACAGCTCCTGTCCTCAG GAGATGGKYGCAGTGAAGGAATTCATTGAGAAGCAGTTGCCCCGAATCTGA
- the LOC112080543 gene encoding PITH domain-containing protein 1 isoform X2, translating to MRCISALTSRNCSASTKQEKAMGNSYLNHGINGQTGRRFTGSDKLKGIIIAGEDDESHPAEMRLYKNIPHMSFDDTCREPEHVFRLNRDPLAQLEYPTRIARFSNVNHLSVHISRNFGTESTRVYYIGLRGEYSQAHRHEVTICNYEASANPADHKVDSIIXQTNVIS from the exons ATGCGCTGTATCAGCGCATTGACATCGAGAAACTGCAGTGCCTCAACGAAGCAAGAGAAGGCGATGGGAAACTCGTATTTAAACCATGGGATCAACGGACAGACAGGGAGAAG GTTCACCGGAAGTGACAAGCTGAAAGGGATCATCATCGCCGGTGAAGACGATGAATCGCATCCTGCTGAAATGAGACT ATACAAGAACATACCCCACATGTCCTTTGATGACACATGCAGAGAACCTGAGCATGTCTTCCGTCTCAATAGAGATCCACTGGCTCAGCTGGAATACCCAACTAG GATTGCCCGTTTTTCCAACGTTAATCACTTGTCAGTTCACATATCACGGAACTTTGGGACAGAGTCCACACGGGTCTACTACATTGGGCTGAGAGGGGAGTACTCCCAG GCTCATAGACATGAAGTGACCATCTGCAACTACGAGGCGTCCGCTAACCCTGCAGACCATAAAGTCGACAGCATCATCCRACAAACAAATGTAATCTCCTGA